Genomic segment of Pirellulales bacterium:
CTAATTCCCAGTGCCACGCAGCGATCGCGAAACCGGAAAAAATCGGCGTTGTCGTAAAAGAGTTGCGTAATCACGACGTCGCCGCCGGCCTCAGCCTTGCGCTTTAAGTTCTGGAGGTCGGCCTCCGGGCTAAGCGCTTCTTGATGCGTTTCAGGATAGCCGGCGACGGCGATGCCGAAATCGGCAAACTCGCGGCGAATGAGGGCAACCAGCTCGCTGGCATATCGCAGCCCGCCATCGACGGCTTGAAACGTCGCTTCTCCTTTCGGCGGATCGCCGCGCAAGGCGACGATGTTTTCGATGCCGCGCTCCCGCGCCGCCCGCAAGTAGCCGCGCAACTGCTCGACAGTCGCTCCGACGCACGTCAAGTGCGAGGCGACGCCCACGCCATAGCGCTGCCGCGCTTGGGCTACAATCTCCAGCGTTTTCTGCCGCGTGCTGCCGCCGGCACCGTAGGTGCAGGTGATAAAACTGGGCTGGAAGGCCATCAGTTCATCGAGATTCCGCCACAGAGCCTCTTCACCGGCGGGAGTCTTGGGAGGGAAAAGTTCGAAGGAGAGGGTCAGCGTACCGAGGTTGTATGCTTCTGAAAGTTTCATTCAATTTCACCACAGAGACACAGAGGCACAGAGCAGCAAATCGGACCATTCGCCGGCGAATTCCCTACTTCAAAACGGCGGTGTGAAAGTTGATTAACAGCCCAATCCGAACGTCAGATCGCTTCATATTGGTTAGCAACGGTGCATCGTGAACAGGGACAATTTTATCGACCGCGTTAATTTCTACGATGACGGATTTCTCGACCACCTCGTCGAGGCGGAACGAACCGTCGATTTTGATCCCCCGATCGGCGACCGGCAAGGGCCGTTGCTTCTCGAACTTCAATCCCCGTCGCGAAAGTTGCAAGACCAAGGCACTCTTCGCATGCCGATTTCAGCAGTTCTGGCCCAAATTTTGCCGATGAACTCCCATCGCCGCGTCAATGATCTTGGCCGCTAATTCCTCGTACATCGAAGAAACCTCCTAGACTTGCGACACCGTGTCTCCGTGTTTGGGTGGGCCTCCGTGTTTGGGTGGTGGAGGTTTTCCCGACTACAGCGACAGTGGCTCGTCGCTCAAATGTCGTTCTTGCTTCGCCAGCGCGTAGAGATCGTGGATTAACTGCACGTCGCATGGCCGTTGGGGCACATTTCGGCGGGCGAACATGCGGGCTTGAGTGGCGATCATCACTTCGGCTGGTAGGTCGGTCACTTGGCCGAAGGAACGGGCGTAGTTGCAAAACGCTGGCACGTTGGTCGTCACAAAGCCGTAGGCCATGCTGCAAGCGCCAATCGTCTTGCCCGTGAAGATGCTGGTGTTTACGGCCGTTTTGGCGTAGTCGCCGACCAACATGCCGACAAACTGCATGCCGGTCGCCGTTTTTTTCCCTCGGTACTCGACATTGACCGTGCCGTAGGTGTTTTTCAAATCGCTGTTCGAAGTGCCTGCGCCGAGGTTCACCCAGCTTCCCAGATAGCTATGGCCGAGAAAGCCGTGATGCTGCTTGTTGGTGAAAGGTTCGAGGATCGACGCTTCGACTTCGCCGCCAGCCTTGGTGGTGTGCGACAGCACGACGTTGTCTTTGATTGCGGCATGCTCGTTGAGCCGCGAATTTGGCCCCAGATAGACCGGGCCGCGCAGGAAGCAAAACGGGCCGATGGCAGCGCCCGAGTCGATCACGATTGGCCCGCCGCGAGTGTCCGTCGCCAAATGTTCGCCGATCGTCACATGGTCGGCGGCAAACAGTCCGTCGCGAATTTCGCGATATCCACCCGCTTGAATCCGATATTCCAGGTTGTCGCGGCAGCAATTCAGATGATGTCGCAGCAGTTCGTGCGGATATTCCAGCAGCGGCAATTGCGCATGGAGCGGCGGCAAATCGAGAGAATCCAATCGCGCGGCAATCGACCGCGGCAGATCTTCGCGAGGGATATCGATGCTGCGGCGTTGCACGAACGCTGCCGCGACACAGTTTCCCACTTTTACAATTCCTTCCTCGGCAGTCTCGGCAATCGCCTTGAGCGAGCGAAGCGATTCGACCGATGGCACGAGCCGGGCATTCACAAAGAGCGCCGTCGCGGCAAGCAGCTTTTCTGGGGGCACACGCTCGGGGGCATCGGCCGCTTCGACCGCTTGCAAATGTTGGCGCACCAGAGTGTAAATTGGCCCGAGTTGCGCGGCAAAATCGAGCAGCCGATAGCTGCCGCAGTTCATCGTGAA
This window contains:
- a CDS encoding glucose-1-phosphate thymidylyltransferase, whose translation is MQIVLFEDEQTAQLDPICAARPAFTMNCGSYRLLDFAAQLGPIYTLVRQHLQAVEAADAPERVPPEKLLAATALFVNARLVPSVESLRSLKAIAETAEEGIVKVGNCVAAAFVQRRSIDIPREDLPRSIAARLDSLDLPPLHAQLPLLEYPHELLRHHLNCCRDNLEYRIQAGGYREIRDGLFAADHVTIGEHLATDTRGGPIVIDSGAAIGPFCFLRGPVYLGPNSRLNEHAAIKDNVVLSHTTKAGGEVEASILEPFTNKQHHGFLGHSYLGSWVNLGAGTSNSDLKNTYGTVNVEYRGKKTATGMQFVGMLVGDYAKTAVNTSIFTGKTIGACSMAYGFVTTNVPAFCNYARSFGQVTDLPAEVMIATQARMFARRNVPQRPCDVQLIHDLYALAKQERHLSDEPLSL
- a CDS encoding GxxExxY protein produces the protein MVLQLSRRGLKFEKQRPLPVADRGIKIDGSFRLDEVVEKSVIVEINAVDKIVPVHDAPLLTNMKRSDVRIGLLINFHTAVLK
- the metF gene encoding methylenetetrahydrofolate reductase [NAD(P)H]; this encodes MKLSEAYNLGTLTLSFELFPPKTPAGEEALWRNLDELMAFQPSFITCTYGAGGSTRQKTLEIVAQARQRYGVGVASHLTCVGATVEQLRGYLRAARERGIENIVALRGDPPKGEATFQAVDGGLRYASELVALIRREFADFGIAVAGYPETHQEALSPEADLQNLKRKAEAGGDVVITQLFYDNADFFRFRDRCVALGISRPIVPGILPVTNFAQVKRITALCKARLPEKLVDALEAAGDDEAAQFEVGVAHAAGQVQALIDAAVPGIHFYVLNKSPATARVLQAVRR